A region from the Rhodopseudomonas julia genome encodes:
- a CDS encoding histidine phosphatase family protein has product MRDVLLLIRHGQTDWNLEGRFQGAREVPINAVGREQAQRNGRVLPSLLGEHDWQFVASPLGRAQETMRIILENAGRPDQPFVTHDPLKEVCFGAWEARTLKELRETDPEAVATRKRDKWNYVPPEGESYAMLAERFGEWFKTRQGRHVIVAHGGITRVALHLLSGMPSASVPQFFIPHDRIIAIFDGKALVI; this is encoded by the coding sequence ATGAGAGATGTCCTTTTGCTCATTCGGCACGGCCAGACGGACTGGAACCTGGAAGGCCGCTTCCAGGGCGCACGGGAAGTCCCGATCAACGCCGTCGGGCGCGAACAGGCGCAGCGCAACGGCCGCGTTCTGCCGTCGCTTCTCGGCGAGCATGACTGGCAATTCGTCGCCTCGCCGCTCGGCCGAGCGCAGGAGACGATGCGCATCATCCTGGAAAATGCCGGCAGACCCGACCAGCCTTTCGTGACGCACGATCCGCTCAAGGAAGTCTGCTTCGGGGCATGGGAGGCGCGCACGCTCAAGGAGCTTCGCGAGACGGATCCCGAGGCGGTCGCCACGCGCAAGCGCGACAAGTGGAATTACGTGCCTCCGGAGGGCGAGAGCTACGCGATGCTCGCCGAGCGGTTCGGCGAATGGTTCAAGACACGCCAGGGCCGCCACGTGATCGTGGCGCATGGCGGCATCACTCGGGTAGCGCTCCATCTCCTTTCGGGCATGCCGTCTGCATCCGTGCCGCAATTCTTCATTCCGCACGACCGGATCATCGCCATCTTCGACGGCAAGGCGCTTGTAATCTGA
- the ygfZ gene encoding CAF17-like 4Fe-4S cluster assembly/insertion protein YgfZ, whose protein sequence is MPLAHLTDRAVVLVAGPDAHNLLHNLVTCSMDEVESAGIAYGALLSPQGKILFDFLIHRRDEGFAIDLRSEEAESFIKRMTLYRLRAKVEISRDDGLAVFAAWGDGDVAPEAPADPRQAALGRRFVAAPDSVSADADLAAYHAHRIACGIPEGGIDFVFGDAFPHDAAMDSLHGVSFQKGCYVGQEVVSRMQHRGTARRRIVTIEAVEAGNSLPESGAEIMAGERAIGRFGSSANGKGIGLVRLDRLAEALEQDLPVSAGRITVTAKLPGWATYSWPATGTETGGTSNNG, encoded by the coding sequence ATGCCGCTTGCACATTTGACCGACAGAGCCGTGGTCCTGGTGGCAGGGCCGGATGCGCATAATCTCCTGCACAATCTCGTCACCTGTTCGATGGACGAGGTGGAGAGTGCGGGCATCGCCTATGGCGCACTCCTGTCACCCCAGGGCAAAATTCTCTTCGATTTTCTCATCCACCGCCGGGACGAAGGTTTCGCGATCGACCTGCGGTCGGAGGAGGCGGAGAGCTTCATCAAGCGGATGACGCTTTACCGTCTGCGCGCCAAGGTCGAGATCTCTCGCGACGACGGCCTCGCCGTCTTCGCCGCTTGGGGCGATGGCGATGTGGCGCCAGAGGCGCCGGCAGATCCAAGGCAGGCGGCGCTCGGACGGCGTTTCGTCGCCGCGCCTGACAGCGTCTCGGCCGATGCCGATCTTGCCGCCTATCACGCGCACCGCATCGCCTGCGGCATTCCCGAAGGCGGCATCGACTTCGTCTTCGGCGATGCCTTCCCGCACGACGCGGCGATGGACAGCCTTCACGGCGTCTCCTTCCAGAAGGGCTGCTATGTCGGCCAAGAGGTCGTGTCTCGCATGCAGCATCGCGGCACCGCGCGGCGGAGAATCGTCACGATCGAGGCCGTGGAAGCAGGCAATTCCCTGCCCGAAAGCGGCGCGGAGATCATGGCTGGCGAGCGGGCGATCGGGCGCTTCGGCTCCTCAGCAAATGGCAAAGGCATCGGCCTTGTTCGCCTCGACCGGCTCGCCGAGGCTCTAGAGCAGGATCTGCCCGTCTCGGCCGGCCGCATCACCGTGACGGCAAAACTGCCCGGATGGGCGACCTATTCCTGGCCTGCGACGGGGACAGAAACCGGCGGGACTTCGAACAATGGCTGA
- a CDS encoding TIGR02301 family protein — MRRPSFLLILVFLISLAAGQTGIGFLGTASAQEGGDAAASQKSSEPPPPIYEPKLLRLSELLGALYFLRNLCGADDGPAWKADMEAMLAAEAPGPERKARLIGRFNHGFETYNAVYENCTPAAEASIARYLKESAEIASDIRTRYGQ, encoded by the coding sequence ATGCGGCGCCCTTCTTTTCTTCTGATCCTCGTGTTCTTGATCTCTCTCGCGGCCGGCCAGACCGGCATCGGCTTCCTTGGCACGGCCTCTGCGCAGGAAGGCGGCGACGCTGCGGCTTCGCAGAAATCCTCCGAGCCCCCGCCCCCGATCTACGAGCCGAAGCTCCTGCGCCTGTCGGAGCTTCTGGGCGCCCTCTATTTCCTGCGCAATCTCTGCGGCGCGGATGACGGGCCGGCCTGGAAGGCCGATATGGAGGCGATGCTCGCGGCCGAGGCGCCAGGCCCGGAACGCAAGGCACGGCTCATCGGGCGCTTCAACCATGGCTTTGAGACGTACAACGCCGTCTATGAAAACTGCACGCCGGCTGCCGAGGCGAGCATCGCCCGCTATCTGAAGGAAAGCGCGGAGATCGCCTCCGACATCCGCACCCGCTACGGGCAGTAA
- a CDS encoding cytoplasmic protein: MPRNARRFGGVAAIATAFFLGLSATAFAQDDAGSENAPAAASDEQATPAPATPAEGQSDEEAEPAPETGEAREAPAQAAPRDSQAAAEPGKAVPEYLDVLKGEQAMPEPVRKTWEALHEAALSGDIERLRPLIEAQDPAPAFGFDNVGDPIDYLKSLSGDPEGREMLAIMLEILESDFLYVDRDSPNAMYLWPYFARYPLDRLSPQQMVQLFTLITAGDWQDIKSYGAYIFFRLGISPDGRWHFFLAGD; the protein is encoded by the coding sequence GTGCCTCGAAACGCTCGGAGGTTCGGCGGCGTCGCGGCGATCGCCACGGCATTTTTCCTTGGGCTCAGCGCAACCGCCTTCGCACAGGATGATGCCGGCTCGGAGAATGCGCCAGCTGCGGCCTCGGACGAGCAGGCGACGCCGGCACCCGCGACACCGGCCGAGGGCCAATCGGATGAGGAAGCGGAGCCGGCCCCGGAGACCGGTGAGGCGCGCGAAGCGCCGGCACAGGCCGCGCCTCGAGATTCGCAGGCGGCAGCCGAGCCCGGCAAGGCCGTGCCGGAATATCTCGATGTCCTGAAGGGCGAGCAGGCGATGCCCGAGCCCGTGCGCAAAACCTGGGAGGCGCTGCATGAGGCAGCGCTCTCCGGCGATATCGAGCGGCTCAGACCTCTGATCGAGGCGCAGGATCCGGCACCCGCCTTCGGCTTCGACAATGTCGGCGATCCGATCGACTATCTGAAATCTCTGTCCGGCGATCCGGAAGGCCGGGAGATGCTCGCCATCATGCTGGAAATCCTGGAGAGCGATTTCCTTTATGTCGATCGCGACAGCCCCAATGCGATGTATCTCTGGCCGTATTTCGCGCGCTATCCGCTCGACCGGCTCTCGCCGCAGCAGATGGTGCAGCTTTTCACGCTGATCACGGCCGGCGACTGGCAGGATATCAAGTCCTACGGCGCCTACATCTTCTTCCGTCTCGGCATCAGCCCGGACGGGCGCTGGCACTTCTTCCTGGCCGGCGACTGA
- a CDS encoding NUDIX hydrolase: MSSPSPSTNEPARIPTSEAEVEGSARIEVGLNAAIVAVDRLTPLILVVRPGDTDGEDGLPFGPFDPVEHRTMEIGLRAWVAEQTRLKLGYVEQLYTFGDRGRHARRGDIGPHVMTIGYLALTRRLEDDETALRESGAQWRPWYAYFPWEDWRQGRPAILDTAIEPLLKRWCAMAPAAERPDRPLARQERVKIAFGWDGLPWDEERVLERYELLYEAGLVLEAGRDGRQSAALWEDLPRLGRHMRFDHRRILATAIGRLRGKLKYRPLIFELIADSFTLTELQKVVEAISGRHLHKQNFRRLVEQTRVVEQTGETSISTGGRPAALFRFRRDIMKEGAMGGLRLRARL, translated from the coding sequence ATGTCTTCTCCCTCTCCCTCGACGAATGAACCCGCACGCATCCCCACCTCCGAAGCGGAGGTCGAGGGCAGCGCGCGCATCGAAGTCGGCCTCAACGCCGCCATCGTCGCCGTCGATCGGCTGACGCCGCTCATCCTCGTCGTGCGGCCGGGCGACACGGACGGAGAGGACGGCCTGCCCTTCGGGCCATTCGACCCGGTCGAGCATCGCACCATGGAGATCGGGCTGCGCGCCTGGGTGGCGGAGCAGACGCGCCTCAAGCTCGGCTATGTGGAGCAGCTTTACACATTCGGCGATCGCGGACGCCACGCAAGGCGCGGCGATATCGGCCCGCATGTCATGACGATCGGCTATCTCGCGCTCACCCGCCGCCTCGAAGACGATGAAACGGCGTTGCGCGAATCCGGCGCGCAATGGCGTCCCTGGTACGCCTATTTTCCCTGGGAGGATTGGCGTCAGGGTCGGCCCGCGATCCTCGACACGGCGATCGAGCCTCTGCTGAAGCGCTGGTGCGCGATGGCGCCCGCGGCGGAACGGCCGGATCGGCCGCTCGCACGCCAGGAGCGGGTGAAGATCGCCTTCGGCTGGGACGGCCTCCCCTGGGACGAGGAGCGTGTGTTGGAGCGCTACGAACTGCTCTATGAGGCCGGGCTCGTGCTGGAGGCGGGCCGCGACGGGCGCCAGAGTGCTGCTTTATGGGAAGACCTTCCTCGGCTCGGGCGACACATGCGCTTCGACCACCGACGCATCCTCGCCACCGCCATCGGGCGCCTGCGCGGCAAGTTGAAATACCGGCCGCTGATTTTCGAGCTCATTGCCGATTCCTTCACCCTCACCGAATTGCAGAAGGTAGTGGAAGCGATTTCCGGCCGTCATCTGCACAAACAGAACTTTAGGCGGCTTGTGGAACAGACACGAGTCGTGGAACAAACCGGCGAAACCAGCATCTCAACGGGGGGCCGACCGGCCGCCCTTTTCCGGTTCAGGCGAGATATCATGAAAGAGGGTGCCATGGGCGGATTGCGACTGCGAGCTCGGCTATGA
- a CDS encoding HD family hydrolase: protein MADRANAPARAWQRMLSGRRLDLLDPSPLDVELGDIAHGLARVARWNGQTRGDHAYSVAQHSLLVEALLAELKPDITLDERLFALLHDAPEYVIGDMISPFKAVLGEEYKGVERRLQHAIHLRFALAADVEPKLHRMIKKADQTAAYWEATRLAGFQEKEARRFFGDPSLNPDENLLDPWPATEAERRFLARFAEIEALNETLPRARTA from the coding sequence ATGGCTGACCGGGCAAACGCCCCTGCGCGTGCCTGGCAGCGGATGCTCTCGGGCCGCCGGCTGGATCTTCTCGACCCGTCGCCGCTCGACGTCGAACTCGGCGACATTGCGCATGGGCTTGCGCGCGTGGCGCGCTGGAACGGCCAGACCCGGGGCGACCATGCCTATTCGGTGGCACAGCACTCGCTTCTGGTGGAGGCTCTGCTTGCCGAACTGAAGCCGGACATCACCCTGGACGAGCGGCTTTTCGCGCTCCTCCACGATGCGCCGGAATATGTCATCGGCGACATGATCTCGCCCTTCAAGGCTGTGCTCGGTGAAGAATACAAAGGCGTGGAGCGGCGTCTGCAGCATGCAATTCATCTGCGCTTCGCGCTTGCCGCCGATGTCGAGCCGAAGCTTCACCGCATGATCAAGAAGGCCGATCAAACGGCTGCCTATTGGGAGGCGACGCGGCTTGCGGGCTTTCAGGAGAAAGAGGCGCGGCGCTTTTTCGGCGATCCGTCTCTCAATCCGGACGAGAACCTCCTCGATCCCTGGCCCGCCACCGAAGCAGAGCGTCGCTTCCTGGCCCGTTTTGCCGAGATCGAGGCCCTGAACGAGACCCTGCCACGCGCAAGGACCGCCTGA
- a CDS encoding GNAT family acetyltransferase, translating into MTSLTIAEFDRADFDRKNEDALVALWERAGLTRPWNEPRQDVRFALAAPTSTILVGRRRDDDQLVACVMVGHDGHRGAVYYVATDPDWRGHGFGREMMAAAEAWLAAKGIWKLNLLIRGDNEIAKGFYEAIGFQAQDRICMQKEIRAAEKPAAD; encoded by the coding sequence GTGACGTCACTTACGATCGCCGAATTCGACCGCGCAGATTTTGACCGCAAAAACGAAGATGCCCTCGTCGCGCTGTGGGAGCGCGCCGGCCTCACACGGCCATGGAACGAGCCGCGCCAGGATGTCCGCTTCGCCCTTGCCGCACCCACAAGCACGATCCTCGTCGGACGCAGGCGCGATGACGATCAACTGGTCGCCTGCGTGATGGTCGGCCATGACGGGCATCGCGGCGCCGTCTATTACGTGGCGACGGACCCGGACTGGCGCGGCCATGGCTTCGGCCGGGAGATGATGGCGGCGGCGGAGGCCTGGCTTGCCGCGAAAGGCATCTGGAAGCTCAATCTTCTCATTCGCGGCGACAACGAGATCGCCAAAGGCTTCTACGAAGCGATCGGCTTCCAGGCTCAGGATCGCATCTGTATGCAGAAGGAGATCCGGGCAGCGGAAAAACCTGCAGCCGATTAA
- a CDS encoding dihydroorotase, producing the protein MAQNFDLLVRGAILINHDGIGPRDIGVKGGRIAALGDLSGADAGEVIDATGLHILPGVIDTQVHFREPGAEHKEDLETGSRAAVLGGVTAVFEMPNTKPLTTSAEMLADKLARARGRMHCDHAFWVGGTHANAKDVAELERLPGAAGIKVFMGSSTGDLLVADDEGVEAILRNTRRRAAFHSEDEMRLKARLDERRENDPSSHPVWRDAEAALSSTRRLVSIARRTGAAIHILHVSTAEEMAFLAAHKDVASIEVTPHHLTLSAEEYGRLGTLLQMNPPVRGAEHRAGLWKGVENGTADILGSDHAPHTLEEKAAVYPASPSGMPGVQTLLPVMLDHVAKGRLSLLRLMDMTSAGPARLFGIRGKGRVAVGYDADLTLVDLKRETTITNASMGSRSKWTPYDGKPITGAPVGTIIRGKRVMWEGEITTASIGEPVRFWASA; encoded by the coding sequence ATGGCTCAGAACTTCGATCTTCTCGTCCGTGGTGCGATCCTCATCAACCACGACGGCATCGGCCCGCGCGACATCGGCGTGAAGGGCGGTCGCATCGCTGCTCTCGGTGATCTTTCCGGCGCCGACGCCGGCGAAGTCATCGACGCAACCGGTCTGCACATTCTGCCGGGCGTCATCGATACGCAGGTGCATTTCCGCGAACCGGGCGCCGAACACAAGGAGGATCTGGAAACGGGTTCTCGGGCGGCCGTTCTCGGCGGGGTCACCGCCGTCTTCGAAATGCCCAACACCAAGCCTTTGACGACCTCCGCGGAAATGCTTGCGGACAAGCTCGCCCGGGCGCGCGGGCGTATGCATTGCGATCACGCCTTCTGGGTCGGCGGCACCCATGCCAATGCCAAGGACGTGGCCGAGCTGGAGCGTTTGCCGGGCGCTGCCGGCATCAAGGTCTTCATGGGCTCCTCGACCGGCGATCTTCTCGTGGCCGACGACGAGGGGGTCGAGGCGATCTTGAGGAACACCCGCCGCCGTGCCGCCTTCCACAGCGAAGACGAGATGCGGCTGAAGGCGCGGCTCGACGAGCGGCGCGAGAACGACCCGTCGAGCCACCCGGTCTGGCGCGATGCGGAGGCGGCGCTGTCCTCTACCCGCAGGCTGGTTTCGATCGCCCGGCGCACCGGCGCGGCGATCCACATCCTGCATGTCTCCACGGCCGAGGAGATGGCCTTCCTCGCCGCGCACAAGGATGTCGCCTCGATCGAGGTGACGCCCCACCATCTGACCCTCTCTGCGGAGGAATATGGCCGTCTCGGCACACTTTTGCAGATGAACCCGCCGGTGCGCGGCGCGGAGCATCGCGCTGGCCTGTGGAAAGGCGTGGAAAACGGCACAGCCGACATTCTGGGCTCCGACCATGCCCCGCATACATTGGAAGAAAAGGCGGCGGTCTATCCGGCCTCGCCCTCCGGCATGCCGGGCGTGCAGACGCTTCTGCCGGTCATGCTCGACCATGTCGCGAAGGGGCGGCTGTCGCTTCTGCGCTTGATGGACATGACGAGTGCGGGCCCGGCGCGGCTCTTCGGCATTCGCGGCAAGGGCCGCGTCGCCGTAGGCTACGACGCCGATCTGACGCTCGTCGATCTGAAGCGGGAGACGACGATCACCAACGCCTCGATGGGTTCGCGCTCCAAATGGACGCCCTATGACGGCAAGCCGATCACGGGTGCTCCGGTCGGAACGATCATCCGCGGCAAGCGGGTGATGTGGGAGGGCGAGATCACCACGGCCTCGATCGGTGAACCGGTGCGGTTCTGGGCCTCGGCCTGA
- the aroC gene encoding chorismate synthase — MSHNSFGQLFRITTWGESHGKAIGCVVDGCPPGIPITEAEIQAELDRRRPGQSRFTTQRQEPDQVKILSGVFEDDRTGGPVTTGTPISLLIENVDQRSRDYSEIRDRYRPGHADYTYDVKYGVRDYRGGGRSSARETAMRVAAGAIARKILPDVTIRGALVELGGIAIDRDRFDWAETANNPFFSPDKEAAKKWAAHLDEIRKSGSSVGAIVEVVAEGVPAGIGAPIYGKLDQDLASAMMSINAVKGVEIGNGFEAARIRGEENADPMRAGNDGRPRFLSNNAGGVLGGISTGQPVVVRFAVKPTSSILTPVPSVTATGEEVDVFTKGRHDPCVGIRAVPVGEAMMALVLADHYLRQRAQSGSQT; from the coding sequence ATGTCTCACAATTCCTTCGGTCAGCTTTTCCGCATCACCACCTGGGGCGAAAGCCACGGCAAAGCGATCGGCTGCGTCGTCGATGGCTGCCCGCCAGGGATTCCGATCACCGAGGCGGAGATCCAGGCCGAGCTCGACCGCAGGCGACCGGGACAGTCGCGTTTCACGACGCAACGCCAGGAACCGGACCAGGTCAAGATCCTCTCCGGCGTCTTCGAGGACGACCGCACCGGCGGTCCCGTCACCACCGGCACGCCGATCTCGCTTCTCATCGAAAACGTCGATCAGCGGTCGCGCGATTATTCGGAAATTCGCGACCGATATCGGCCCGGCCACGCCGACTACACCTACGACGTCAAATACGGTGTGCGCGATTATCGCGGGGGCGGCCGTTCCTCGGCGCGCGAAACGGCGATGCGGGTCGCGGCCGGAGCGATCGCTCGCAAGATCCTGCCCGACGTCACGATCCGCGGCGCGCTCGTCGAACTCGGCGGCATCGCGATCGACCGCGACCGCTTCGACTGGGCGGAGACGGCCAACAATCCCTTCTTCTCGCCCGATAAAGAGGCTGCCAAAAAATGGGCCGCCCATCTCGACGAGATCCGCAAGTCCGGCTCTTCGGTCGGAGCGATCGTCGAAGTCGTGGCAGAAGGCGTGCCGGCAGGCATCGGCGCCCCGATCTACGGCAAGCTCGACCAGGATCTCGCTTCGGCGATGATGTCGATCAACGCGGTGAAGGGCGTTGAAATCGGCAATGGTTTCGAAGCGGCGCGCATTCGCGGCGAGGAGAATGCCGATCCGATGCGCGCCGGCAATGACGGGCGGCCGCGCTTCCTGTCGAACAATGCGGGCGGCGTGCTCGGCGGCATTTCCACCGGTCAGCCGGTGGTCGTGCGCTTCGCCGTCAAACCCACCTCTTCCATCCTGACGCCTGTTCCGAGCGTGACGGCGACGGGCGAAGAGGTCGACGTCTTCACCAAAGGCCGGCACGATCCCTGTGTCGGCATCCGTGCTGTGCCGGTGGGCGAGGCCATGATGGCGCTCGTCCTTGCCGACCATTATCTCAGGCAAAGAGCCCAAAGCGGCAGTCAGACATAG
- a CDS encoding NUDIX hydrolase, with protein sequence MTKPGTSSERPATDPVDGASIVLLKRTAVLLVRRSKPPFSAVWSFPGGHVEPGETAEAAARRELMEETGLSAGPLVSLGRHETGGTPSKHLKVFTAHHCGGEPVAGDDVDRAIFVPFEEVGGLPLTPGAIAFIAKAIAAGVAHEEDGVCALASA encoded by the coding sequence ATGACAAAGCCGGGCACGAGTTCAGAAAGACCGGCCACCGATCCCGTCGATGGCGCGAGCATCGTGCTTCTCAAGCGCACGGCCGTCCTCCTGGTCCGCCGCAGCAAACCGCCCTTCAGCGCCGTCTGGAGCTTCCCCGGCGGCCATGTGGAGCCCGGCGAAACAGCAGAAGCAGCGGCACGCCGCGAGCTGATGGAGGAGACAGGACTTTCCGCCGGCCCCCTCGTCTCGCTCGGACGTCATGAGACGGGCGGCACCCCATCGAAACATCTCAAAGTCTTCACCGCCCATCATTGCGGCGGCGAGCCCGTGGCCGGCGACGATGTCGACCGCGCGATCTTCGTCCCCTTCGAGGAGGTTGGTGGGCTGCCGCTTACGCCCGGCGCGATCGCGTTCATCGCAAAAGCAATCGCTGCGGGCGTTGCACATGAGGAGGACGGGGTATGCGCCCTCGCATCGGCTTGA
- a CDS encoding SOS response-associated peptidase, which yields MCGRFVLAMPADVIKELFDLAVFDERLLPPRYNIAPTQPIVVIRQGFDGVEGVPMRWGFLPSWVKDTTRFPLLINARAEDIREKPAFRNAIRRRRCLVPASGFYEWQTRSKGPKQPYWIAPKKGGPVAFAGIWETWIGADGSEIDTAAIITVAAEPPLDEVHHRRPAMIAADNFALWLAGEDMTDAALSILTDLGAETLQATPVSRRVNRVADDDPGLIEAVSEDAETPPAKPVQQRLL from the coding sequence ATGTGCGGACGCTTCGTTCTGGCCATGCCGGCCGACGTCATCAAGGAGCTTTTCGACCTCGCCGTTTTCGACGAGCGTCTCCTGCCGCCCCGCTACAACATCGCCCCGACGCAGCCGATCGTCGTCATCCGCCAGGGATTCGACGGCGTCGAAGGCGTCCCCATGCGCTGGGGTTTCCTGCCGTCCTGGGTCAAGGATACGACGCGCTTTCCGCTCCTCATCAATGCGCGGGCGGAGGATATCCGCGAAAAGCCGGCGTTCCGCAACGCCATTCGCAGGCGCCGCTGCCTCGTTCCGGCTTCCGGCTTCTATGAGTGGCAGACGCGGAGCAAAGGGCCGAAGCAACCCTATTGGATCGCACCGAAGAAGGGCGGGCCTGTCGCCTTCGCAGGCATCTGGGAGACCTGGATCGGTGCGGACGGGAGCGAGATCGACACCGCCGCCATCATCACGGTCGCGGCCGAGCCGCCCCTCGACGAGGTGCATCATCGGCGCCCGGCGATGATTGCGGCGGACAATTTTGCGCTGTGGCTTGCGGGCGAGGACATGACCGACGCCGCCTTGTCGATCCTCACCGATCTTGGGGCGGAGACGCTGCAGGCGACGCCTGTCTCACGGCGGGTGAACCGCGTCGCCGACGATGATCCCGGACTGATCGAGGCGGTGTCCGAGGATGCGGAGACTCCCCCGGCAAAACCGGTGCAGCAGAGGTTGCTTTAA
- a CDS encoding polysaccharide biosynthesis C-terminal domain-containing protein — MIPDQEMPAGRVRGFLALARNVLANSDERARARRASLIALALRVANAVLAYGTQVVLARLMGQFEYGIFAFTWVWLLVFGAISTLGFGDSPVRYVAALRETGEDDQLRGFLRFAGIASFAAPVVFAVLFGLGVYFAGSWIENAYVYPLLLMAVAMPFGCFQAYLEDVGRAYFWTIPALFPVYILRHALILVYMVAAVALGFEASAVTAFACTILAMATATIWQSYQILGRLKKTVPAGPRAYRPKEWFIGSAPFAVLQGMFHLFAYMAVIVLSFFVSPAQIGIYFAATRIVQVVAFIPYAASVGSAHLFSASHAAGDQARLTTLTREVSLVTFVASTGVTVLVVTTGMWLLQLFGEGFEAGYNVLLILSVGMVARAIFGPAEDILNMTGFSHLSATTYVVMVVINGLLNVALIIPFGITGAAIATTLALTIRSIWLAWAVRQRLHLDTSIIGAWALLAETVGRWRKGKAATPAQ, encoded by the coding sequence TTGATTCCTGATCAGGAGATGCCGGCGGGCCGCGTGCGCGGCTTCCTGGCGCTTGCCCGCAATGTCCTCGCCAACAGCGATGAACGGGCCCGCGCGCGCCGCGCCTCTCTGATCGCCCTTGCCCTGCGGGTCGCAAACGCCGTTCTCGCTTACGGAACTCAGGTCGTTCTGGCGCGCCTGATGGGGCAGTTCGAATACGGCATCTTCGCCTTCACCTGGGTCTGGCTTCTCGTCTTCGGCGCGATCAGCACATTGGGCTTCGGCGATTCGCCGGTGCGCTATGTGGCGGCTTTGCGCGAAACCGGCGAGGACGATCAACTCCGCGGGTTTCTGCGCTTTGCAGGAATTGCCTCGTTTGCGGCGCCCGTCGTCTTCGCGGTGCTCTTCGGCCTCGGCGTCTATTTCGCCGGATCGTGGATCGAGAACGCGTACGTTTATCCGCTGCTGCTGATGGCGGTGGCGATGCCTTTCGGCTGCTTCCAGGCCTATCTGGAAGATGTCGGGCGCGCCTATTTCTGGACGATACCGGCGCTGTTTCCGGTCTATATCCTGCGCCACGCGCTCATTCTCGTTTATATGGTCGCGGCCGTGGCGCTCGGCTTCGAAGCGAGCGCCGTCACAGCTTTTGCCTGCACCATTCTGGCGATGGCGACGGCAACCATCTGGCAATCCTACCAGATCCTCGGCCGTCTCAAGAAAACCGTGCCGGCTGGTCCGCGCGCCTATCGGCCGAAGGAATGGTTCATCGGCTCCGCGCCGTTCGCCGTCCTGCAGGGGATGTTCCACCTCTTCGCCTATATGGCGGTGATCGTGCTCTCCTTCTTCGTGAGCCCGGCGCAGATCGGCATCTATTTCGCGGCGACACGCATCGTGCAGGTGGTGGCCTTCATCCCCTATGCGGCCTCCGTCGGGTCCGCGCATCTCTTCTCCGCGAGCCATGCGGCGGGCGACCAGGCGCGGCTGACGACGCTGACGCGCGAAGTGAGCCTTGTGACTTTCGTGGCCTCGACCGGTGTCACGGTCCTGGTCGTCACCACGGGCATGTGGCTTCTGCAGCTTTTCGGCGAAGGCTTCGAGGCGGGCTACAACGTCCTCCTCATCCTCTCCGTCGGCATGGTGGCGCGGGCGATCTTCGGGCCGGCCGAGGACATCCTCAACATGACCGGCTTCAGCCACCTCTCGGCAACGACCTATGTGGTGATGGTCGTCATCAACGGTTTGCTGAACGTCGCCTTGATCATTCCCTTCGGGATTACCGGGGCTGCGATTGCCACGACGCTTGCGCTCACCATTCGCTCCATCTGGCTCGCATGGGCCGTGCGCCAGCGGCTGCACCTCGATACGAGCATCATCGGTGCCTGGGCACTTCTCGCCGAGACGGTCGGGCGTTGGCGCAAAGGCAAGGCGGCGACGCCTGCACAATAG
- a CDS encoding tyrosine phosphatase family protein — protein sequence MPEIYVCPLSKLAATVEQSGARHIATLINAGTEVPRPESVPQDNHLFLGFNDISEAMQGMTLPAQEHVGRFVDFVEAWDRTTPLVVHCWAGISRSTAGAFIAFCALRPDASEDLVARRLRQRSPQATPNRRLVALADAYLKRDGRMIAAIEAIGRGANAFEGNVFSLSLDE from the coding sequence ATGCCGGAAATCTACGTCTGCCCGTTGTCGAAGCTTGCGGCGACCGTCGAACAGAGTGGCGCCCGCCATATCGCCACCTTGATCAATGCGGGCACCGAGGTGCCGCGCCCTGAAAGCGTGCCGCAAGACAACCACCTGTTTCTCGGCTTCAACGACATCTCCGAAGCGATGCAGGGGATGACCCTGCCGGCCCAAGAACATGTCGGCCGTTTTGTCGACTTCGTGGAAGCCTGGGATCGGACGACGCCGCTCGTCGTGCATTGCTGGGCGGGCATCAGCCGTTCCACCGCCGGTGCCTTCATCGCCTTTTGTGCGCTGCGCCCGGATGCGAGCGAAGACCTCGTCGCGAGAAGGCTGCGCCAGCGTTCGCCACAGGCGACCCCCAACCGCCGTCTCGTTGCTCTCGCCGACGCGTATCTGAAGCGGGACGGACGCATGATTGCGGCGATCGAAGCGATCGGCCGCGGCGCCAACGCGTTTGAAGGCAATGTCTTCTCCCTCTCCCTCGACGAATGA